From Sphingopyxis sp. USTB-05, the proteins below share one genomic window:
- a CDS encoding FKBP-type peptidyl-prolyl cis-trans isomerase, whose protein sequence is MIGAEKVRRLSGSAKAAVMLAAIGCASTSQPFAFAKESNSTAFLNRNAREQGVVVLPGIQYRILASGSQDGDHPKLSGNLTVHYEGSLPSGEIFDSSFARGDPDTFKGREVIPGWQVALRLMRPGDEWMVYIPAELAYGAKGAGPIPPDSALIFRIHLISAAAEQ, encoded by the coding sequence ATGATCGGAGCCGAGAAGGTCCGCCGCCTCAGCGGCTCGGCCAAGGCAGCCGTGATGCTGGCCGCCATCGGTTGTGCGAGCACTTCTCAGCCATTCGCGTTTGCAAAAGAGTCGAACTCTACCGCATTTCTTAATCGTAACGCCCGCGAGCAAGGCGTCGTCGTGCTCCCAGGCATTCAATATAGGATTCTGGCATCGGGATCACAGGATGGCGACCATCCCAAACTGTCCGGCAATCTGACCGTTCATTATGAGGGCAGCTTGCCCTCCGGCGAAATTTTCGACTCCTCTTTCGCGCGGGGTGACCCGGATACATTTAAGGGGCGTGAAGTAATTCCGGGATGGCAAGTCGCTCTGAGGTTGATGCGCCCCGGCGATGAATGGATGGTCTATATCCCGGCGGAGCTTGCCTATGGGGCAAAAGGTGCGGGGCCGATTCCCCCTGACAGTGCGCTCATATTTCGCATTCATCTGATATCTGCGGCGGCGGAGCAATGA
- a CDS encoding TonB-dependent receptor, producing the protein MAKYQTAFLAGAAISALAVAAPAAAQERDFNIRSQSATTAIPEFARQARIQIVAPADTLVGVVTPSIRGSRDIRVALAELLRGSGLEIVSDNGRVIVLRRVPQGSAAEFSAAEPEAEIIVTGSRIQGAGSVTAAPVAQLRGDSVVTRSGSISIGDQLSLLPQFRTSGTQAASTALGTQAPGQVGINLLDLRGLGPTRTLVLQNGRRLVSSTQQISQPDTNTIPAELIDRVDILTGGASSVYGADAIAGVVNFVLKQDYEGLSLHGQAGISDRGDAGARTIGLVAGHNFASDRANVAIALEYAQRDGLRYTDREFSNGQSDFIQNPLAAQAGQPLTIPINDIRFLSYSNGGTLPYGPPFYRFQPNGTLAPANTGTASYPNLGISDGGDGYGPIEAGSLLPDNERFSGTLLAHFGVTDAITLFGQADVIWQRSSAFSGPLIQQFVFSKTNPYLSSQALGVLNAYGPTAAGPDFVAVRALTDVGTFGERDTRETYRGVIGAKGELSDHLRYELSYSYGRTNVETNFFNNVIIPRTTLAADAVIDTAGVLGTVGAIVCRSRLNAPTSTNPDIAGCAPANFFGNGAVTPAARDYLAITTTSRGRLQQHLAGGFLAGDTGGFLTLPGGAIGFVVGAEFRRESTRYTPDPRDTLGRTQSGGAGVAGSVEVVEAYGELKIPVLADLPFARRLELGVSGRLSDYNLSRVGTTTSWGVSALYQPVRDVTLRGSYQRAVRAPNVTELFQPTLTGTTQITDPCDARFIAQGTSTRRANCAALGIPTNFQTPTIPITIATVTSGNPDLDVERGTTYSFGAVLQPSFIPRFSLSVDYYNIELKGAIAGVNSTTISPFRVPSQCVDAPTLDNPFCPLVERDAGFNITRVTQYPINLTRLTASGIDADLSYRMPLSSDAGISFRGLASYVIKRDDYRSPALPDFRTQIVETPSSPRFQATLATTLTLGPVELTHRARYFSSVYYKNDDVAFFESVNGAAPLNVNRRAPGWVKTGSYNYHDLRLGFDFGEGRSFYLGVDNLADKKPPFSIYGAGFGGAQFDSVGRLFYAGFRVAM; encoded by the coding sequence ATGGCGAAATATCAAACAGCTTTTCTGGCAGGCGCAGCAATTTCAGCACTCGCGGTCGCGGCGCCCGCCGCCGCGCAGGAGCGGGATTTCAACATTCGCTCGCAGTCTGCGACAACCGCCATCCCCGAGTTCGCGCGCCAGGCCCGCATCCAGATCGTCGCCCCGGCGGATACGCTGGTGGGGGTGGTGACCCCGAGCATCCGCGGCTCGCGCGACATAAGGGTTGCGTTAGCCGAACTGCTGCGGGGCAGCGGTCTTGAGATTGTTTCGGATAATGGCCGGGTCATCGTGTTGCGCCGTGTCCCACAAGGCTCGGCGGCGGAATTCTCCGCCGCCGAGCCCGAAGCGGAAATTATCGTGACGGGATCGCGGATACAGGGAGCAGGATCGGTAACCGCCGCGCCGGTGGCGCAGCTTCGAGGCGATTCGGTTGTCACGCGTAGCGGTAGCATTTCGATCGGGGACCAGCTGAGCCTTCTGCCTCAGTTCCGGACTTCGGGCACTCAGGCGGCATCGACAGCGCTAGGCACGCAAGCGCCAGGACAAGTCGGGATCAACCTTCTCGACTTGCGCGGCCTCGGGCCAACGCGAACGCTGGTTCTCCAAAATGGTCGTCGGCTGGTCTCGAGCACGCAGCAAATCTCGCAGCCTGACACCAACACGATCCCCGCGGAGTTGATCGACCGCGTCGATATTCTGACCGGCGGCGCGTCGAGCGTCTATGGCGCCGATGCAATCGCAGGGGTCGTTAATTTCGTTCTGAAGCAAGATTATGAGGGGCTGTCGCTCCATGGGCAAGCGGGGATCAGCGATCGAGGCGACGCAGGCGCTCGGACGATTGGCCTCGTCGCCGGGCATAACTTCGCAAGCGACAGAGCGAATGTGGCAATCGCGCTCGAATATGCGCAGCGCGACGGATTGCGATACACGGATCGCGAATTTTCCAATGGTCAGTCGGACTTTATCCAGAATCCGCTGGCCGCCCAGGCTGGTCAACCTTTGACCATCCCGATCAATGATATCCGCTTTTTGTCCTATTCCAACGGTGGAACGCTACCTTATGGTCCACCCTTCTATCGCTTTCAGCCAAACGGTACCCTCGCGCCAGCAAACACCGGGACCGCAAGCTATCCCAATCTCGGCATCAGCGACGGCGGCGATGGCTATGGTCCGATTGAAGCCGGCTCCTTGCTCCCGGACAATGAGCGCTTCTCGGGGACTTTGCTTGCGCATTTCGGCGTCACGGACGCGATCACCCTGTTCGGGCAAGCTGATGTTATCTGGCAGCGCTCATCCGCATTTAGCGGACCGCTCATCCAGCAGTTCGTCTTTTCGAAAACCAATCCCTATCTTTCATCGCAGGCGTTGGGCGTGCTCAACGCTTATGGCCCGACGGCGGCTGGACCGGATTTTGTCGCCGTCCGAGCTCTTACCGACGTCGGAACCTTTGGTGAGCGCGATACGCGCGAGACCTATCGCGGCGTCATTGGGGCGAAGGGTGAGCTTAGCGACCATTTGCGCTACGAACTTTCCTACAGCTACGGTCGGACGAACGTCGAGACCAATTTCTTCAACAATGTCATCATCCCGCGCACGACCTTGGCCGCGGATGCGGTCATCGACACGGCTGGCGTGCTTGGCACCGTCGGTGCGATTGTTTGCCGGTCCCGCCTGAATGCGCCCACGAGCACAAACCCTGATATTGCCGGCTGTGCGCCCGCCAATTTCTTTGGAAATGGCGCCGTCACCCCGGCAGCGCGCGATTATCTGGCGATTACAACCACGTCTCGGGGCAGATTGCAGCAACATCTTGCCGGGGGCTTTCTCGCTGGTGACACGGGGGGATTTCTAACTTTGCCGGGCGGCGCGATTGGGTTTGTCGTTGGCGCCGAGTTTCGCCGGGAATCGACCCGCTATACACCTGATCCCCGTGACACGCTCGGTCGGACACAGTCGGGCGGGGCCGGTGTCGCAGGTTCGGTCGAAGTGGTCGAGGCTTACGGCGAGCTCAAAATTCCCGTTTTGGCTGACCTTCCTTTTGCCAGGCGGCTCGAATTAGGTGTTTCGGGGCGCCTCAGCGATTATAATTTGTCGAGGGTCGGAACCACGACATCCTGGGGTGTGAGCGCCTTATATCAGCCGGTGCGCGATGTGACGCTTCGCGGATCCTATCAGCGAGCCGTGCGCGCGCCCAATGTCACGGAGCTGTTTCAACCCACGCTGACCGGGACGACGCAGATCACCGATCCTTGTGATGCGCGTTTCATTGCGCAGGGTACATCTACTCGGCGCGCCAATTGTGCGGCCCTCGGCATCCCCACGAATTTTCAGACGCCGACCATTCCGATCACAATCGCTACCGTCACGAGCGGGAACCCCGATCTCGATGTCGAGCGGGGTACCACCTACAGCTTTGGTGCGGTCCTGCAGCCAAGCTTCATCCCGCGTTTCAGCCTGTCGGTCGATTATTACAACATTGAACTCAAGGGAGCGATTGCGGGCGTGAATAGCACGACGATCAGCCCATTCCGCGTGCCGTCGCAATGCGTGGACGCGCCGACCCTCGACAATCCCTTTTGCCCGCTCGTCGAGCGCGACGCGGGGTTCAACATTACGCGCGTCACGCAATATCCGATCAATCTGACGCGGTTGACGGCCTCGGGCATCGATGCTGACTTGAGCTATCGGATGCCATTATCGAGCGATGCAGGTATTTCGTTTCGTGGCCTCGCAAGTTATGTGATCAAGCGTGACGACTATCGCTCACCGGCTCTTCCCGACTTCCGCACGCAAATCGTCGAAACCCCGAGTTCGCCCCGGTTTCAAGCAACTTTGGCAACGACGCTAACGCTGGGGCCGGTGGAATTAACCCATCGAGCCCGGTATTTCTCGAGCGTATATTACAAGAATGATGACGTTGCCTTCTTTGAAAGTGTGAACGGCGCGGCACCCTTAAATGTCAATCGCCGTGCACCGGGTTGGGTGAAGACCGGCTCCTACAACTATCACGACCTTCGGCTTGGCTTTGATTTTGGCGAGGGACGCAGCTTCTATCTCGGCGTCGACAATCTTGCCGACAAAAAACCACCCTTCAGCATATACGGTGCTGGCTTCGGCGGTGCCCAGTTCGATAGCGTGGGTCGGCTGTTCTATGCCGGTTTCAGGGTGGCGATGTGA
- a CDS encoding S9 family peptidase, with translation MIAAPFLRSLGAMLLALGVSAAALGSSQQSRSPGRDIQEVGAARLEHLPLIKEADLEAARAYESLRGVSLLDWFEDGSLLIQARDGAANQLFRLAAPKGMRQQLTTAADPPIIGFPLAGGGFAYIRDAAGDEWYEVLLAGIGTAPRRLSEPDTRNLLTAVSPDRRHVAWASVARGSAEHEVVVVDASKPDLPKRVYKDAGSAFPVAFSNDGNRLIISRQIAPTERSMVLVDLVTGTTTPVAGEQGAMLRDPQFFPDDQSIIYVSDAGSDAMRLVSLDLRSGKQRDLTRRSGWNVELFDLAPDGRSAAYTVNADGYSELYLIDIASGRVHPGPKLPRGVISTLRYSPDGSRIAFGLATATSPGDVWVLRLAGQKLERWTIPDSEIALTDGFIEPKLIRFRSFDGLQIPAFLYRPETAKANVRIPVIIDFHGGPEDQARPVYRSDLQYYARSLGAAVIQPNVRGSAGYGKHFMSLDNGMKREDAVRDVGALLEWVASQRDLDPKRVIVSGGSYGGYLTLASLIHYPDRLAGGADAYGVSNFITFLESTAEYRRALRRPEYGDERDVEMRKFLKAISPLTNVERMQKPLLVMQGANDPRVPRSESDQIVSALRARGIHAPYILFGDEGHGFRKEANQTLRIAAQATFMAALFRSSGR, from the coding sequence ATGATTGCGGCACCATTCCTGCGCAGTTTGGGCGCTATGCTGCTTGCGCTTGGAGTCTCCGCTGCTGCACTCGGCAGTTCGCAGCAGTCCAGGTCGCCGGGGCGCGATATTCAAGAGGTAGGCGCGGCGCGCCTGGAACATCTGCCTCTGATTAAGGAGGCAGATCTCGAAGCCGCTCGCGCATATGAATCGCTTCGCGGCGTCAGTCTGCTCGATTGGTTTGAGGATGGCTCCTTGCTCATCCAGGCGCGAGACGGCGCGGCGAACCAGCTTTTTCGCCTGGCCGCGCCCAAAGGAATGCGGCAGCAGCTTACCACCGCGGCTGATCCCCCTATTATCGGCTTTCCCCTGGCGGGCGGTGGTTTCGCCTACATCCGCGATGCGGCGGGAGACGAATGGTACGAAGTCCTGCTCGCTGGAATTGGTACGGCCCCGCGGCGGCTCAGCGAGCCCGATACGCGAAATCTTCTGACGGCGGTCAGTCCCGACCGACGACACGTAGCTTGGGCGAGCGTCGCGCGCGGTTCCGCCGAACATGAGGTGGTTGTTGTCGATGCGTCCAAGCCCGACCTGCCAAAGCGCGTCTACAAGGACGCGGGCTCGGCCTTTCCGGTGGCTTTCTCGAACGATGGCAATCGCCTCATAATTTCGCGCCAAATCGCGCCAACCGAACGTTCGATGGTACTGGTCGATCTGGTCACGGGAACGACAACGCCGGTCGCCGGCGAGCAAGGCGCGATGCTCCGCGACCCCCAATTCTTTCCCGATGATCAATCGATAATCTATGTCAGCGATGCGGGATCGGATGCGATGCGGCTGGTCAGCCTTGACCTGCGGAGCGGCAAGCAGCGCGACCTTACGCGGCGCAGCGGATGGAATGTCGAGCTATTCGACTTGGCGCCTGATGGGAGATCGGCAGCCTATACTGTCAACGCCGACGGCTATTCCGAGCTTTATCTGATCGATATTGCAAGCGGTCGCGTGCATCCTGGCCCGAAGTTGCCCCGCGGCGTTATCTCTACCTTGCGTTATTCTCCCGACGGCAGTCGGATCGCCTTCGGGCTTGCGACGGCGACGTCGCCCGGCGATGTGTGGGTCTTGAGGCTCGCAGGGCAAAAGCTCGAGCGCTGGACAATACCGGACTCGGAAATCGCGTTGACGGATGGGTTTATCGAACCAAAGCTGATCCGTTTCCGGTCATTCGACGGTCTCCAAATTCCAGCGTTTCTATATCGTCCCGAGACCGCCAAGGCGAACGTACGAATACCGGTCATCATCGATTTCCACGGTGGTCCGGAGGATCAGGCAAGGCCCGTTTATAGGAGCGACCTACAATATTATGCTCGGTCGCTCGGCGCGGCTGTCATTCAGCCCAATGTTCGGGGAAGCGCAGGTTATGGCAAGCACTTTATGAGCTTGGACAACGGAATGAAACGCGAGGACGCGGTTCGCGATGTCGGCGCATTGCTTGAGTGGGTCGCTAGCCAACGCGACTTGGACCCGAAGCGCGTCATCGTCTCGGGCGGTTCCTATGGTGGTTATCTCACTCTTGCCAGCCTGATCCATTATCCGGATCGCCTTGCCGGAGGGGCCGATGCCTATGGCGTATCCAATTTCATTACATTTCTCGAGAGTACGGCGGAGTATCGACGGGCCCTCCGGCGGCCTGAATATGGCGACGAGCGCGATGTAGAAATGCGGAAATTTCTAAAGGCGATTTCTCCGCTCACGAATGTGGAGCGCATGCAGAAGCCATTGCTTGTGATGCAAGGGGCCAATGATCCGCGGGTCCCGCGATCGGAATCAGATCAAATCGTCTCGGCATTGCGGGCGCGAGGAATTCATGCGCCATATATCCTTTTCGGTGACGAGGGCCATGGTTTTCGCAAAGAAGCGAATCAGACGCTCCGTATCGCTGCCCAAGCCACCTTCATGGCCGCGCTGTTCAGGAGTTCAGGGCGGTAA